gtgactaaactttttttttgctatttttgAGGGGAGGCAGGACTGATCTTTAAAGGTACAGAGAAGGGCGAAATAAGCAAGCTGTTTAACTTGGCCAGTGAGCATAGGGCTGGAGGACACAATtacaaaattcacaagcctcAATCAAGGTTAGAGATTgaaaaaaagtttttattttcTTCTGCAGGCTAGTGGGCATGTGGAATAGAGGCCCACAGAAAGGAGTTAATTCAGTCAGTTAACACCTTTGAAACAGAACTAGATCAAGTCAGTTTGGGGGAGGTTGAAGGTTCTAGATTTTTAAATAACACGTTTATTATTTCAGTGGAAGTAAGGGAAGAACTTAGTGGCCTTTAAAATAGGGGATCAACGGGTAGTTGGGCTGGCAGAGATGTCCACagtaaattgaatttttaaatttgatttaAGCAACGTAAATAACTGCAAAGTGgaaatttagtgctaaaaattTGAATGATCAGATCATTTGAATTAAATGACTTTGAGTTAAGAGGATTGGGCTTTAATATGTGGACTCTTGATGGAGGGGAGtggattggccaaatggccttttctttcaCTCGACTTTCTAAACTGTGATGGTCAAGTTCAGTTTTTGTTTGTGGCTTTTGAACTTAAAACCCTCCTGCCTGACTAAATTCAGGCAGGTGCAGCATATTCCTGGTTCTGTGAAGAGCCCCAAAAGAAGATCTGTTCCTCAGCCTCAGCCGATGATGCATTGTGCTGGGTATTAGGTTTATAAAAATAGCCCATTTGCAATTCTTCTGTTTGCATGTAACCAGATATTGAGTATTGTAGATGCTCAGATTATCTAGTTTGGTAAAATGGTATTTGCTCAACTTTATCTGTATTTGTTGAAAAGcagaaatttaattttaaatgaccTGGAAGTGAAATCGAAATCGTGGTCTAatttttttgtggttttgttgtacACAATAGATTGGAAAGGGGAGATAAAAGAAGCTGACCCTATTAATCTTGGGTAGTCTGTGCCACTTGATTTTGTGCTTGGAATGAAGGGTGTTAATACTGAATTTTCAAAAGCTCTATTAATTTTGAAATATTCTGAACATTTTGAATTGAATAAATTGTTTTCCTGCATTGCAGAATTCAAATCACTTAACAAATGGAAACTGCTCACTGAAAGAAATCCCCAGCAGCGCAGCACCCAGCACAAGTGGAATCAGGAACATTTCTACTCCCCCTGGACCCTCTCCGAGTCGGTCACTGCCCAGGCCAACTGTGATACCCGAACCTTCCAAACGGCAAAAACTCTCCTTCAGTATACAGGCTTCCAAGCAAGGGACAAGACAAGCTCAGCCTCCGACCAACCTCCACAGTAGCCCATTGGAGAACTTGTACAAGGCTCCATCCAGTGTTTCCCATACTAATGTGTCTCCGTCTACCTCAGGAACCTCAGCCACCGGATCCCCACCCTCAGCTCCAACTGCTACAGCTGTCACAGCTGCTAAGCCAGTAGCATCAAACACTGCCTCTTCTCACTTAATGGTGAATGGTCAGTCCAAAGGACCTTCCAGTTCTTTGGTTCCTTATAATGAGGAATCTTCAGAGGAGTCTGATGAAGAACCCAAGGGCTTAATTAAGGAAAACGGTTATGCGAAGACTGTGAACGGAACGATTAatggaactggacccagtacaCATCTCAAAGTAAACTCTGCATCGATAGCCACCAGTGATGACAATtcccactctgagaaactgcctgAGATAATTGCAACAAAAACTGACAGCAATCGTGGCAAGAATCGCCAGACGTGTGAATCCACTGTTTCTCAGGTGCAGTCCGTGAATTGTTCGTCAAATGGTTTATCTGCTACAAAGAGATCACCTGCGGATGAAGTAAGTAGTCTGTGGAAGAGTTGGGTTTATTGATGTTTGATTGCTGTTATCCTTTAAAACTGGGTTATTTTCCATCTGTCTCTTCTGCTCACTGTGCTTACTAATGGACCAGTTTCTGGAGCAGGTTCCCATTGATTATACATTCAGCATCTGGGCAGTGATCATCTCCCCTTTCCTAAGCTGTCCAGATTGCAGTTTTAGCTTTAGAAATGTATTCAAAGTAAAAATTCTTTTAGGATGACAGGATCTAACAAATAATGGCACACTTTAATCAAATCTACTTAATAGTTTAACATTCAAGAAACATTGTGTTCCACTACTGCAGCGCTCTGATTTGCATGTCTCCATCTTAGATTTAACAAGTATATAGAGGGGACATTTAATGACATGGTACTATCTGCAGGTTTCATTAGCTTGGCCagtagattgtaaacaattttacaacaccaagttatagtccagcaattttattttaaattcacaagctttcggagattttcgaATCtccgaaaatctccgaaagcttgtgaatttaaaataaaattgctggactataacttggtgttgtaaaattgtttacaattgtcaaccccagtccatcaccggcatctccacatcatggccagtAGATGGCAGCAGAAACAGCGATGTAAAGAAGGGGACCCATTTCCTGTAGCTTTTGTAGCCACTTTACACTGGTGTGCAAAATGCATCAGACCTGAGGTTTTAAATGGTAAAGATTAAACTATGGCTAGGAGTGTGTTACAAGGCTGGAAAACTAGAGGGATTTAGTTAAATGAGGCAAAAGCACAACTAATTTACAGTCCTCCCAGCCTGGAAAATGTTACATTCTTGAATGCACTTCTGACCTTCAATTTTTATCATCACTTTTGACGTATTTTTATGCACATCCAGGAGAGAATAAAGTTTGTTCTGTAACTTGTACAACTTTTCATATTTACCTGTGGAATTGCCTGGTGCACAAGCTTCAGCATTCTGTTGCCGGATTTTTCTGTGTAGCACCACAATATATCATAAAAGGAAGGGTGTTGAACATTGAGGCCAAACTACCGTTCTAATGGATTAACTAATGGGAAGAGAACTTCACTACAAAATGCTATTTTACAGAAATACTTATGTATAtattgtgttttatataaacaaaGCACTCTTGTAACCATTTGCAATGTTTTGTATctcccagcaattttatttgaagtgGAGCTTTACATTTTGAGTTACTACTCAGTCATTATCTCAGTGACTAATAATAAATTGACATTAACATTTGTTATGtaagccaaaaaaaaattaacccttTGAGCAGCATGGATCAGtttattcattggctgtaagaacCTGTAACAAGTTCCTTTGGCACCTCTTTTTCTGGATTTTGCACATTAGAGATTTAGCCATTATGTGAGTCTTCCATGAATTAACTTTTGGCCGACAAGCTGTTCTCAAAACTCAGCTTTTGGCCaatcaaaaatgtattttttgaaacttatcccccccgcccccttgaAAATGGACAACAGAAGTCTGGAGAAAAAGGTAggctggtttttaaaaaaataagttttttttaaaacaaaaaaagtcaAATTGAAGTTTTTCTTAAAATAAAGACAGGTCATAATTGGAGGTAATGGGGTTGAATGAGCAGAGAAGAAGTTTGTTTTCCACTTGTGTGTATATTTTAGTTATATATCTAATATACAAGTTTAAATGCAAgatatttagaacagagagcaagagaaacttgcTTACAGAGTTATAAGGCTGTGGAATTAACTTCCAGGGTTGGTGATTGAGGCAACAACCAAGAGCAATCAAGATTGGGTTGGATGAATGgatggaacataggagcaggaggaggccattcagcccctcgagcctgttctgccattcaattagatcgcggctgatctgtatcttaactccacctacccttggttctgtaactcttCCTTCCGTAATGAAGgtaaagggatatgggagcagggtgggtaaatgtgattaggattaTTCGCTTGCGTGAAGGGTGAatccctgtttccatgttgtaatttctatatattAGGTATGTAATAATTTTTACCTCATGTCAACCCTGATGTCTTCCTTCAGTAATTTGCTGTATCACAGTGACAGGTGAACCGCAGTCACGTTTAGGCTGCAATGGGATTGCAATAAATGTCGGACAGCACACTCCGAGTTCTGGACTATCTGTGAGCAGTGCCATAGGAGATCTAGTTAATCATAAGTAACACGAGTACTGTAAATAGAATAGTCTGATTAACTAGGATGCTATAGCCTTCTACCTGGTTCAGAAGAACTTCATGACTGAGCCACCGTGCCCTTCACTAATGGTAAAGTTGTAGTCTTGGGTCAATCTTCAAAATATGTATGAATAATGAGAAGGCATCCTTCCTGTTTGGTTTTCCTCTGTCCAATCTGGAGCTGCCTAAATATGAATGTCATTTTGAGAATGGGATATCGCTGCTGATTCTAACAGTTTAGCTGTGTGCATTCTCCTTCTAATAATGCATTACTACTATCTTGTGTAAAACGCTGCTACAAAAATGAAAATCAGACTCCTACTCCAGTATATTTATTGATTCTATGCTGTTATGATCAGTAAGTAATTGTGTCAAATATTTTATCACCCTAGGCTAGTCCTGTTCCTCTGAATCCAAACACTGCAAACATAATACAGAACTCTGCAGGCAGTGTAAACCAAGAAAACGGTTCAGAAGAAGCCAGGTAAGTTAAGTGGTCCTGAATAGCAGTATTTATATAGGAAAAACTCACGAGTCACGTCAGTCCCCTTGAAAAGAGGATTTATAATCCAATCTGGTAAAAATTAACTTTTGACTTACTAGCACTATAATGTTTTCAGTCAAATTTAATCTATATTTCAAATAGTTAAAGGTTAATTTTTGTATAAAATACTATCGCTGGAGTAGCAGAACCAGCAGCAATTGGcaaagggagaaatgttggccaagacactggaagACTCCCTGTTACTTTtcgaatagagccatgggatccaCGTGtacaggcagacagggtctcggtttaacatctcatccagaagacTCTATCCCTGACAAAGCTGCACCGCACGagcatgtcagcctagattatctgttcaattcctgggGTAGGGGGttgaacccacagtcttctgacttaaaggtgagagtgctaccaattaagCCAGGTTGACACATGAGTAGTTTAAGCAGCTGATCAGCAACCTTGTCAAAACCTTGGTGTGCTGCTCAAGCTGTCTTCTCCTTTGGTATACTTAAAGTATTTGCAATCTTTTGAGAAGAACgaacaaaaacaaaaatcactGTGTTTAAACATGGACCTAATGGCTGGTATAAGTCGAAAAATTATGACCCTTGCCTCCAGATTGCTGGTGGCATATCAAGACCCCAAAAGTTAACTGGCAATTAAACGTGGATGGCTGCTCTGTGTTGCTCAGCTGTTTGCTACTCACCGGCAACTTaaacagctgagcagagcttggcatAAAAGTGCCGGTTTTTGACAGCTCCCCTGCAGCGCATCTTAATATTCTCACCACCTTTAGTAGAATTGGCAGCCCATGCTGGTCGGGATTACCGAGGGAACAAGGGCAGgcttaatgcaaatagatttttacAAGCAGGTTTTCATCACTATATCCACATGATCAATAGAAGCAGATTTCACTGAACTATTTGTGTGGGGGGGATTGCAGTGCGTGAGAGTGTATGGTCTAACAGGTAGAGTGAGCATTGATGGGCctacacatctttttttcaaccttcttgtatgttcatatgtttgaGATGCTTTTAAAGAAATCAAAATTTCTTTCTGTTGCAGGGGAAATGAAAACCACTTGCTTATGTCTTCAAAGGCCAGTTCTGCAATAAATCACCGTGGTGGAGGTGGTGACGCAGACACCGTCCATGCATACGTGACTGAAAAACAAACAAGCTTGATGATCTCCCCAATAAAAGAAGCCACTGATGGGCCATCCACGGTTGATCCCTGTAAAAGCAACAGCGATCTTCAGAGAAATACCGATGAATGCAGTCTTGTTAACAGCAGTCCCAACAACCAGAGTCCTGTTCACGATGTGCAAGCAATCCCGGCGAACAATGATACTGTGAACCAAACGAAAGAAAGATTAAGGTCTAGTCAGAGCAAAGAGGAGGTTCAGACAGTTGGCCACAAGACCAATGGGCACTGTTTTGAAAATAAGAAGCAATCTAGTCAAGATCTAGGCAATAAGGAAATGGAAAATCACAGTAATAAACCTCAATCTAATAGTGACCAGGCAAGTATCTTGGAAAGCAAGTGTCAACCTAGTGCAGAACACTCCTGTAATAAGGGAAAGAATAGTCGAGATGAAAACTGTCCAGCAGGAAAGAATGATCTTTGCACCGAGAAGCATCAGTCTGAGTGGGAAACAAATAATCAATACAAGAATTGGGTAGTTGAGGAAAGTAGTCAACTTGTCAACAAGGATCGATCGCAAGAGGAGGAGGACACCAATCAAAACAAACAACGGAAACCAGAGGAGCAACCAACCAATTTAGTGAAATCTCCTGTTAAGGAAAGTTCGAATCAAAATAAGAGCAGCATTTCAGAACAAGACAGCACTTACAAAGATGTGATCCTGTCTCCAAGCAGGGATACGGCCAGCCCAGCGGAAAACCGGGTTCAGGAGAAAGAGAGCTCTGTTATTGTCCATGCAAAATCTCGAAGTAGAGAAAGGACTAGTGCAGATAAGAATAGAGTTTTACAAAGGGATAATTATAAGGGTGACTCCAACTATAGACACAGGTATAGGGAACACAAGGATAGAAGATCGTCTCAAAATGAAAGAGAGCTTGAAAAATCAGCAAGTTGTAGTAACAGCAATTGTTTCCACAAACAAGACTACTATCAAGACGGGAGAATTGATAAATATAAAAGAGATAATGAGTGCCCAGCTGATAGGCAAAGCTACTGCAATTCAAAGCCAGGCTCATTGCTGTCTTATTATCATCCTTATCAAGATAAGtttcacagagagagacacaactcGGGCTCTAATGGAAGGACTTGGAGCAATCAGTTTGAGCATAATGGAGTGGAAAACAAATACACACGTAAAAGAAAACGCAGCGACAGTGAGAATGGTGAAAGCGATGCTGAAAGGAAATGCAAAAAGCTGCTGCGGGACCGAACGTCTGAGGAGAGAAGAATGAAAAAGCATAAGAAATCAAAGAAGAAAAAGACGTCaaaagacaaacacagagatagagatcaTAGGTATAACTCATAGCGTTCTTGTGATTGTTGCAGCAATGACTTCATGGTTCACAAGCTCCTGTATCAGTAGTCAAAATGAGCGTATTTTGGAACTTTGACACGCCAAACTGTTTAAATATTTCAAAAGCCAGCACAGATAAATCTTCAGTTTGTTCCCAGATTATTTTGCAGCCTTTATCATCTTTATTTCCTTCCTCCTTTCCACCTTCCCCTAGTGTGCCTGTGCAGTACTCCATGTTTTGACCAACATGGGGGCAGGCAGGGACCTCCCTCAGTCAGTACGCTCTTGGAATGCCAAGAGACTGAGCTGAATCTTTGCAGCACATACCATTGCTCCAGCCCATCTGTGAGTTGGCTGAGAATGAAGTGATCTGCTATAATGCATTTGTCAAGGTCATGCATCTTGGTCAAAACTATGACACGATGTTTCTGTTGTCTAagaaaggaacaggagtaagccattcagcccctcgagcctgttctaccgttcaattagatcatggctgatctgtatcttaactccatctacctgccttggttctgtaacctttattacccttacctaacaaaaatctatcaatctcaattttgaaattttcatttgacccccagACCCATCAACTTTTTGGAGgaagagagctccagatttccactaccctttgcatgaagaagtg
Above is a window of Heptranchias perlo isolate sHepPer1 chromosome 22, sHepPer1.hap1, whole genome shotgun sequence DNA encoding:
- the usp42 gene encoding ubiquitin carboxyl-terminal hydrolase 42, translating into MTIVDKVTEASNTAACKNQTCSSVAPFSGIVKEKNMESGTVSWGATSPITEVPKNKILGPMPGAALYTNAVSLQEKPKQPVQKDQNVLGSGDGIAPPQKVLFPAEKISLKWQQMHKIGAGLQNLGNTCFLNSALQCLTYTPPLANYMLSREHSRTCNEQGFCMMCMMQNHITQVFSSSGNVIKPMSVINDLRRIAKHFRFGNQEDAHEFLRYTVDALQKACLNGSNKLDRQTQATTMIYQIFGGYLRSRVKCLNCKGVSDTYDPCLDIALEIKTAPNITKALEQFVKPEQLDGENAYKCTKCKKMVPASKRFTIHRASNVLTLSLKRFANFTGGKITKDVRYSEYLDVRPYMSQSNGEPVVYVLYAVLVHSGFSCHAGHYYCYIKASNGQWYQMNDSIVSSSDIRSVLNQQAYVLFYIRSHDTKNGADHSNHLGQSSPRPPVNQRLATNQTIAGFIGPQLPPHMTKNSNHLTNGNCSLKEIPSSAAPSTSGIRNISTPPGPSPSRSLPRPTVIPEPSKRQKLSFSIQASKQGTRQAQPPTNLHSSPLENLYKAPSSVSHTNVSPSTSGTSATGSPPSAPTATAVTAAKPVASNTASSHLMVNGQSKGPSSSLVPYNEESSEESDEEPKGLIKENGYAKTVNGTINGTGPSTHLKVNSASIATSDDNSHSEKLPEIIATKTDSNRGKNRQTCESTVSQVQSVNCSSNGLSATKRSPADEASPVPLNPNTANIIQNSAGSVNQENGSEEARGNENHLLMSSKASSAINHRGGGGDADTVHAYVTEKQTSLMISPIKEATDGPSTVDPCKSNSDLQRNTDECSLVNSSPNNQSPVHDVQAIPANNDTVNQTKERLRSSQSKEEVQTVGHKTNGHCFENKKQSSQDLGNKEMENHSNKPQSNSDQASILESKCQPSAEHSCNKGKNSRDENCPAGKNDLCTEKHQSEWETNNQYKNWVVEESSQLVNKDRSQEEEDTNQNKQRKPEEQPTNLVKSPVKESSNQNKSSISEQDSTYKDVILSPSRDTASPAENRVQEKESSVIVHAKSRSRERTSADKNRVLQRDNYKGDSNYRHRYREHKDRRSSQNERELEKSASCSNSNCFHKQDYYQDGRIDKYKRDNECPADRQSYCNSKPGSLLSYYHPYQDKFHRERHNSGSNGRTWSNQFEHNGVENKYTRKRKRSDSENGESDAERKCKKLLRDRTSEERRMKKHKKSKKKKTSKDKHRDRDHRQQPLDMSEVNSEIDERKHRKKKKKKKKKRHHDDKDCHHQKEHHHSRKHQCVRSASEWERICEPTRNICSEDKKMQSCKQACDDQMPQKAKFAHIDSKQNGSHVHSREETVNEYNRSLNRHLLDCVGSGSLSDHHSDWSRQRLENGSDSHKPYSKLDKEHLREKHYSQNYKEYGQKDSRSDLTSVGSFRDTTRWKTGEKRCEEQKAH